A section of the Sphingomonas sp. LT1P40 genome encodes:
- a CDS encoding MBL fold metallo-hydrolase: MHACCSRLALAALIAASPALSQQVPAGGDAFVTLGTMGGPVPSVDRSQPANALIHAGQVYLVDAGDGAVQQLARAGITLPRVKAVFLSHLHVDHTGGLSAVLGLRNQTNVGERLTVYGPPGTRVLVAGIVASMQPAARVGYGIPGKSWLPPADTVTVIELTDGERFKVGGMTVTAAQNTHYDFAPGSVEDRNYKSLSLRFDMPDRSIVYTGDTGPSTAVEKLAKGADLLVSEMIDMGGTMALVARNSPNMPAAAKQQLEQHLSTHHLTPEAVGQLAARAGVKAVVVTHFAGGTPDPVRTRRYIARIRDQFSGPVTLANDLDRF; this comes from the coding sequence ATGCACGCGTGTTGCTCCCGGCTGGCACTTGCGGCGCTGATCGCGGCATCGCCTGCGCTGTCGCAACAGGTGCCAGCCGGCGGAGATGCGTTTGTCACGCTCGGCACGATGGGCGGACCGGTCCCCAGCGTCGATCGATCGCAACCGGCCAATGCCCTGATCCACGCTGGACAGGTCTATCTGGTCGATGCGGGCGACGGAGCGGTGCAGCAACTGGCGCGCGCTGGCATCACATTGCCCAGGGTCAAGGCGGTATTTTTGAGCCACCTCCATGTCGATCACACCGGTGGTCTGTCGGCCGTGCTCGGCCTGCGCAACCAGACCAATGTCGGTGAGCGTCTGACCGTTTACGGTCCGCCGGGGACGCGCGTGCTGGTCGCCGGGATCGTCGCGTCGATGCAGCCAGCTGCCCGCGTTGGCTATGGCATTCCGGGCAAGTCGTGGCTGCCCCCTGCCGACACAGTTACGGTGATCGAACTGACCGATGGTGAGCGCTTCAAGGTCGGCGGCATGACCGTTACCGCTGCGCAGAACACGCACTACGACTTTGCCCCAGGCAGCGTCGAGGATCGCAATTACAAATCGCTGTCGTTGCGCTTTGACATGCCGGACCGGTCGATCGTCTATACTGGCGATACCGGCCCGAGCACAGCCGTCGAGAAGCTGGCAAAGGGCGCTGACCTGCTGGTCAGCGAAATGATCGATATGGGCGGCACCATGGCGCTCGTCGCGCGCAATTCGCCGAACATGCCGGCAGCGGCGAAGCAGCAGCTCGAACAGCATCTTTCGACGCATCACCTCACGCCCGAAGCGGTCGGCCAGCTGGCGGCGCGTGCCGGGGTGAAGGCGGTGGTCGTCACCCATTTCGCCGGCGGCACGCCCGACCCGGTTCGCACGCGCCGCTATATCGCCCGGATCCGCGACCAGTTCAGCGGACCCGTCACCCTCGCCAATGATCTCGACCGTTTCTGA
- a CDS encoding TonB-dependent receptor has protein sequence MKQALLAGTAAVLALSVPTVAAQQADAGAQQASEAADSESADGLTDIVITAQRRSESLQRAAVAVTAVTGDDLAKSGITETSNLGKLVPSLVVQPTGGTTSFFLRGVGTNSQNSFSENAVAFNFNGVYVGRPTAPAGVFYDLERVEVVKGPQGTLYGRNATGGAINVLPKRPVLGQFRGEALFEYGNYDSKKGFLALNVPIGDTVALRVAGQVVDRDGYISDGYDDDKGEAVRASLLIEPSPLWSMTLVADYYRQHGKGSGAVLLPSAAFAVPPLEDRISVSDPRAHAAIRGYAATVFAPPFCGGFGGFVTSGCVALAGTDGFLDNKFYGVSATVVGDLGFGTLTVIPAWRRSDVNFRTYLPGFAGDFVDLAEQTSVEVRLASNDGQRLGYVLGAFYFGENQATENFFRQGNISTTRFTPRLNTESVAAFGQLTFNVTDALRLVGGGRYTREDKKQLTSTASGGLPGPIQPPLSAPFTGSLSFEKFTWKAGVEFDAGPASLIYANVATGFKSGGFFVAQPPNNTFRPETLTAYTVGAKNRFFDNKLQLNFEAFYWDYRDQQITFVGGVPTGNGLFAQGSITVNAGKSRIYGAEFEARFAPSRNDLFNLNVQYLDGKYDSLQTSNFSPTGAPVTTGCRTLGSRAANPGVNNARFYDIDCSGKPTVNSPKWAINVGYERTLELSGDLALIAGARANIESSRFMNSNYRPEERQDGFAMADAFLTLESQSGWSVTGFVNNITDEVVLARAGTRPILDFPVATLRPPRTYGVRVGFDF, from the coding sequence ATGAAACAAGCACTTTTGGCCGGAACGGCGGCGGTTCTGGCGCTTAGCGTCCCAACGGTTGCGGCCCAGCAAGCAGACGCCGGCGCGCAGCAAGCATCAGAGGCTGCTGACAGCGAAAGCGCGGATGGCCTTACCGATATCGTCATCACTGCCCAGCGACGTTCAGAATCGCTGCAGCGCGCGGCTGTTGCCGTCACTGCGGTAACCGGTGACGATCTGGCCAAATCGGGCATTACCGAAACATCCAATCTGGGCAAGCTGGTGCCATCGCTGGTCGTGCAGCCAACGGGGGGTACCACCAGCTTCTTCCTGCGCGGTGTTGGCACCAACTCGCAGAACTCCTTCTCCGAAAACGCCGTCGCGTTCAATTTCAACGGCGTTTATGTCGGTCGTCCGACAGCGCCAGCGGGCGTTTTTTACGACCTCGAACGGGTCGAAGTGGTCAAGGGGCCGCAGGGAACACTTTATGGTCGCAACGCCACCGGCGGCGCGATCAACGTGCTTCCGAAACGGCCTGTGTTGGGCCAGTTCCGCGGCGAAGCGCTGTTCGAATATGGCAATTACGACAGCAAGAAGGGCTTTCTCGCGCTGAACGTCCCGATCGGCGACACCGTAGCGCTGCGTGTGGCAGGGCAGGTCGTCGATCGCGACGGCTATATCTCCGACGGTTATGACGACGACAAGGGCGAGGCGGTGCGTGCGTCGTTGTTGATCGAGCCTTCGCCACTGTGGTCGATGACGCTGGTCGCCGATTATTATCGACAGCATGGCAAGGGGTCGGGCGCGGTTCTGCTTCCAAGCGCCGCATTCGCGGTACCCCCTCTGGAGGATCGGATCAGCGTATCCGACCCGCGCGCGCACGCCGCGATCCGTGGCTATGCCGCCACGGTGTTCGCCCCGCCTTTCTGCGGCGGTTTTGGCGGCTTTGTGACCAGCGGCTGCGTGGCGCTCGCCGGGACCGACGGCTTTCTCGACAATAAATTCTATGGCGTCAGCGCAACCGTTGTCGGCGATCTCGGCTTTGGCACGCTTACGGTGATTCCGGCCTGGCGGCGTTCGGACGTGAATTTCCGCACCTATCTGCCGGGCTTTGCGGGCGATTTCGTCGATTTGGCCGAGCAGACATCGGTCGAGGTCCGGCTGGCGTCGAATGACGGGCAGCGGCTGGGCTATGTGCTGGGCGCATTCTATTTCGGCGAGAACCAGGCGACCGAGAATTTTTTCCGCCAGGGCAATATCTCGACCACCCGCTTCACGCCCCGGCTGAATACCGAGAGCGTTGCGGCGTTCGGACAGTTGACGTTCAACGTCACCGATGCGTTGCGGCTGGTGGGCGGCGGGCGTTACACGCGCGAGGACAAGAAGCAGCTGACTTCGACGGCATCGGGTGGCCTTCCCGGTCCGATCCAGCCACCGCTGAGCGCGCCGTTCACCGGCAGCCTGAGTTTCGAGAAATTCACCTGGAAAGCGGGTGTTGAATTCGACGCAGGCCCGGCTTCGCTGATCTATGCGAACGTCGCAACCGGCTTCAAATCGGGTGGGTTCTTCGTCGCCCAGCCGCCCAACAATACGTTTCGACCGGAAACGCTGACTGCCTATACGGTGGGTGCGAAGAACCGCTTTTTCGACAACAAGCTGCAGCTGAATTTCGAGGCATTCTATTGGGACTATCGCGATCAGCAGATCACCTTCGTCGGTGGCGTGCCGACCGGCAACGGGTTGTTTGCGCAGGGATCGATTACCGTCAATGCGGGCAAATCGCGCATCTATGGTGCCGAGTTCGAGGCGCGCTTCGCGCCCAGCCGCAACGACCTGTTCAACCTTAACGTACAGTATCTCGATGGTAAATATGACAGCCTGCAGACGTCGAACTTCTCGCCGACCGGCGCGCCGGTCACGACGGGATGTCGCACGTTGGGCAGCCGTGCTGCCAACCCGGGCGTCAACAATGCCCGCTTCTATGACATCGACTGTTCGGGGAAGCCGACGGTCAATTCGCCGAAATGGGCGATCAACGTCGGTTACGAGCGGACCTTAGAGCTGTCGGGTGATCTTGCGCTGATCGCGGGCGCGCGTGCCAACATTGAAAGCAGCCGGTTCATGAATTCGAACTACCGGCCGGAAGAGCGCCAGGACGGGTTTGCGATGGCCGACGCGTTCCTTACGCTGGAAAGTCAGAGCGGGTGGAGCGTCACCGGCTTTGTCAACAACATCACCGATGAAGTGGTGCTGGCACGCGCGGGCACGCGGCCGATCCTCGACTTTCCGGTCGCCACGCTGCGCCCGCCACGCACCTATGGCGTTCGGGTCGGGTTCGACTTCTGA
- a CDS encoding LysR family transcriptional regulator has protein sequence MRLDQFDLNLLIAFDVLIEERGVTRAAERLNLTQSAMSAALKRLREAFSDDILVQHGKRMVPTPGALSLAPHVAAAVLNLRGILASGMRFDPQQSRRRFRIVASDYITTVLIGPALRSLQREAPGIQIEITLPGSDILEMLDDGEIDLLISPEQFLSPDHPRELVFEERHVVVGCANNPALQKPLDAETFYNSGHVVVSVSRDGTFIDNFLRGQSEQRRVEVICAAFTQVPWMLPGTTRLALMHERLARELAPQLSLAIQNPPFELPIMREMMQFHSARAADRGLSWLRERLSATVSLATAC, from the coding sequence ATGCGGCTCGATCAATTTGATCTCAACCTGTTGATTGCATTCGATGTGTTGATCGAGGAGCGCGGGGTAACCCGCGCCGCGGAGCGCCTGAACCTGACCCAATCGGCGATGAGCGCGGCGCTGAAGCGGCTGCGCGAGGCATTTTCGGACGACATTCTCGTTCAGCATGGCAAACGGATGGTGCCGACGCCCGGTGCCTTGTCACTTGCACCCCATGTCGCCGCGGCTGTGCTCAACCTGCGCGGAATTCTCGCCAGCGGGATGCGCTTCGATCCGCAGCAGTCGCGTCGCCGGTTCCGCATCGTAGCGTCCGACTATATCACGACGGTGCTGATCGGTCCGGCACTTCGATCGCTCCAACGCGAAGCCCCGGGGATCCAGATCGAAATAACCCTGCCGGGGTCCGACATTCTCGAAATGCTCGACGACGGCGAGATCGATCTACTCATTTCCCCCGAACAATTTCTCAGTCCCGATCACCCGCGCGAACTGGTGTTTGAAGAGCGCCATGTCGTTGTCGGTTGTGCGAACAATCCCGCCCTGCAAAAGCCGCTCGATGCCGAGACATTCTACAATAGCGGGCATGTGGTGGTCAGCGTCTCTCGGGACGGAACGTTCATCGACAATTTTCTGCGCGGACAAAGTGAGCAACGGCGGGTCGAGGTGATTTGCGCGGCGTTCACGCAAGTCCCCTGGATGCTTCCCGGGACCACGCGCCTCGCCCTGATGCACGAGCGCCTGGCACGCGAACTGGCACCGCAATTGTCGCTCGCGATTCAGAACCCGCCATTCGAGCTGCCCATCATGCGCGAAATGATGCAATTCCACAGCGCGCGCGCAGCCGACCGCGGACTGTCCTGGCTCCGCGAACGCCTTAGTGCCACCGTTTCCCTCGCAACCGCTTGCTGA
- a CDS encoding class II aldolase/adducin family protein has translation MTILNSTITDFAAAVVRDATIAFRGLAATGTIAPSGTVNFVERVPGEEAVVSIGYPGPFAPDAEIHPTIYALDGEVLKGPPNANLGGGRYLSIFRAHADITTVSHVHTVYLGAWSQSHRALPIRYVPVQRWTRARELPIYIDRRQAEADFILETLARDPQVPAILEANGGSTAWGRKGLLALASYIVLIDEGARFQAIAETLGGAKNYGPGVLEQQWKMSGLLKPEEALAVAAE, from the coding sequence ATGACCATCCTCAATTCCACCATTACCGATTTCGCTGCCGCCGTCGTGCGGGACGCGACCATCGCCTTTCGCGGGCTCGCCGCCACCGGCACGATCGCGCCGAGCGGCACGGTCAATTTCGTCGAGCGTGTGCCGGGCGAGGAAGCGGTCGTGTCGATCGGCTATCCCGGCCCGTTCGCACCCGATGCGGAGATTCACCCGACGATCTATGCGCTGGACGGCGAAGTGCTGAAGGGGCCGCCCAACGCCAATCTCGGCGGGGGGCGGTACCTTTCGATCTTTCGTGCGCATGCCGACATCACAACGGTGAGTCATGTCCATACCGTCTATCTGGGGGCATGGTCGCAAAGCCACCGGGCATTGCCGATCCGCTATGTCCCGGTCCAGCGCTGGACCCGCGCGCGCGAGCTGCCGATCTATATCGACCGGCGTCAGGCCGAGGCGGATTTCATCCTCGAAACGCTCGCGCGCGATCCGCAGGTTCCGGCGATCCTGGAGGCGAATGGTGGATCGACGGCGTGGGGCCGCAAGGGGCTGCTCGCGCTCGCCAGCTATATCGTGCTGATCGACGAAGGCGCTCGGTTTCAGGCGATTGCCGAGACGCTGGGTGGCGCGAAGAACTATGGTCCTGGCGTGCTTGAGCAGCAATGGAAAATGTCGGGATTGCTCAAGCCGGAAGAAGCGCTGGCGGTGGCTGCTGAATGA
- a CDS encoding LLM class flavin-dependent oxidoreductase yields the protein MSIDFYWRLPTHGCHSTIRHGSYDRGDWSPLAPGNQTPGLTAEGEDDGFRYIDHLAEIAKAAELSGFIGGLIPSFPNTDDPWAISPLLARETETFRFMIAFQPGFLDPVHAARLSASLQRATGGRTVFNIITGGGGPSQLWWGDDFTHDDRYGRTTEFLDVFRGVWSGQPFDYQGLFYQVEGERLSPLLAREEVPEIWFSGSSDAALQSAAKHADYYLSWLEPYEQLTDKFARVKQRTAELGGEQKCAIRVDLVARPTEEEAWRDVRIGFENVTDETRAQWRGQPTDSIGASRQAALRPTEAKRWDDLIVGKNLWGGFNLLRGGPSLGIVGSYEQCAEQLDELIGRGADAFILAGTPHLEEAYRIGEEVLPLLGRTAAKQFLLEAAE from the coding sequence ATGTCCATCGACTTTTACTGGCGCCTGCCCACGCATGGTTGCCACTCGACGATCCGCCACGGCTCCTATGACCGCGGCGACTGGTCCCCACTCGCGCCCGGTAATCAGACACCGGGCCTGACCGCTGAAGGTGAGGATGACGGCTTTCGTTACATCGATCACCTAGCAGAAATTGCGAAGGCGGCCGAACTGTCGGGCTTTATCGGCGGGCTGATCCCGTCCTTTCCCAACACCGACGATCCATGGGCGATCTCGCCGCTACTGGCGCGTGAGACCGAGACCTTCCGCTTCATGATCGCGTTTCAGCCGGGTTTCCTCGACCCGGTCCACGCCGCGCGCCTCTCCGCCAGCCTGCAACGCGCAACCGGCGGGCGAACCGTGTTCAACATCATCACCGGCGGCGGCGGTCCGTCGCAATTGTGGTGGGGCGACGATTTCACGCATGACGACCGCTATGGCCGCACCACCGAATTCCTCGACGTTTTTCGAGGCGTCTGGAGCGGCCAGCCATTCGACTATCAGGGGCTTTTTTATCAGGTCGAGGGCGAGCGCTTGTCGCCGCTGCTCGCACGCGAGGAAGTGCCGGAAATCTGGTTCTCGGGATCGTCCGACGCGGCGCTCCAGTCGGCAGCGAAACACGCCGACTATTATCTTTCCTGGCTCGAACCCTATGAGCAGCTGACCGACAAATTTGCGCGGGTGAAGCAACGCACGGCAGAGCTGGGCGGCGAACAGAAATGCGCGATTCGGGTCGATCTGGTGGCGCGCCCGACCGAGGAAGAAGCGTGGCGCGACGTGCGCATCGGGTTCGAGAATGTCACCGACGAGACGCGCGCGCAGTGGCGCGGGCAGCCGACCGATTCGATCGGCGCATCGCGGCAGGCGGCATTGCGTCCGACCGAAGCAAAGCGCTGGGACGATTTGATCGTCGGCAAAAATCTGTGGGGCGGGTTCAACCTGCTGCGCGGAGGGCCGTCGCTGGGCATCGTCGGCAGCTACGAACAATGCGCCGAACAGCTCGACGAACTGATCGGGCGTGGGGCCGACGCCTTCATTCTCGCCGGCACCCCACATCTCGAGGAAGCCTATCGCATCGGTGAGGAGGTGCTGCCGCTGCTCGGTCGCACCGCTGCCAAACAATTCCTGCTCGAAGCAGCAGAATAA
- a CDS encoding LLM class flavin-dependent oxidoreductase — protein sequence MTLNLYWRLDPAAEPARGEPHERPATGYLPREARTRSLTRYDYYAQVARAAAITGFDGLFVAYRPDSDDSQIVAAAVARGAPRLRLIPEFPSTVGSAVYAAKQAVSFQRATHNRLGWAIVSNPADEEDAERIREFLHVARGVHGQQPFDHKGQFFAVQGGGFKAPLANVPFPPVFLSGADEAALQLSAHAADIHLFDDVDLDRLRERAETLDRLTLAADRNVAIGVVARVTARETDDEAAGAGGEGIAGSYAAVADRLVALHAAGVTHLVLSAPQSVEEAYRIGQFVLPLVRARTSALRTAA from the coding sequence ATGACCCTCAACCTCTATTGGCGGCTCGACCCCGCCGCCGAACCCGCGCGGGGCGAACCGCACGAACGACCCGCCACAGGTTATCTGCCACGCGAGGCCCGCACGCGTTCGCTCACGCGCTACGACTATTATGCGCAGGTGGCGCGCGCCGCCGCGATCACCGGCTTCGACGGGCTGTTCGTCGCCTATCGCCCCGACAGCGACGACAGCCAGATCGTCGCGGCAGCGGTCGCGCGTGGGGCACCCCGGCTGCGGCTCATTCCCGAATTTCCCAGCACGGTCGGCTCCGCCGTCTATGCCGCCAAACAGGCGGTGAGCTTTCAGCGCGCCACACATAACCGACTGGGCTGGGCAATCGTGAGCAACCCCGCCGACGAGGAGGATGCCGAGCGTATCCGCGAGTTCCTCCATGTCGCGCGCGGCGTGCATGGCCAGCAGCCATTCGATCACAAAGGGCAGTTTTTCGCCGTACAGGGCGGCGGGTTCAAGGCACCCTTGGCCAATGTCCCATTTCCGCCGGTGTTCCTGAGCGGCGCGGACGAAGCCGCGTTGCAACTGTCCGCCCATGCCGCCGACATTCACTTGTTCGATGATGTCGATCTCGACCGGCTGCGTGAGCGCGCCGAGACGCTCGATCGTCTCACGCTCGCAGCGGATCGCAATGTCGCCATCGGCGTCGTCGCAAGGGTGACGGCACGCGAGACCGACGACGAAGCGGCGGGCGCGGGCGGCGAAGGTATCGCCGGCAGCTATGCGGCCGTCGCCGACCGGCTCGTCGCGCTCCACGCGGCGGGCGTCACCCACCTTGTGCTGAGCGCCCCGCAATCGGTGGAGGAAGCATATCGCATCGGCCAGTTCGTCCTGCCGCTCGTCCGCGCGCGCACGTCCGCGCTGCGCACCGCCGCCTGA
- a CDS encoding nitroreductase family protein — protein sequence MSRVPDHPVEPLFVDRWSPRSFSGEPIPDTVLHSAFEAARWAPSASNAQPWRFIVARNGDAAWTDFLDLLAPRNRLWAAQASALVVIISALKLERRGEIVDNGNHSFDAGAAWANFAHQAFLLGWHTHGIGGFDRDAARERLAIPADFAVEAIVALGRLAGLDTLHADFHAQEQPNTRLPQRDLVFDGRFGVRTHPHERSAA from the coding sequence ATGAGCCGGGTTCCCGATCACCCGGTCGAGCCGTTGTTCGTGGATCGCTGGTCGCCGCGCAGCTTTTCCGGCGAGCCGATCCCCGATACGGTGCTGCACAGCGCGTTCGAGGCAGCACGCTGGGCGCCATCGGCCTCAAACGCCCAGCCGTGGCGCTTCATCGTCGCCCGTAATGGCGATGCGGCCTGGACCGATTTCCTCGACCTGCTGGCACCGCGCAACCGGCTATGGGCGGCGCAGGCATCGGCGCTGGTCGTGATCATATCGGCGCTTAAGCTCGAACGGCGCGGCGAGATCGTCGATAATGGCAACCACAGTTTCGACGCCGGTGCGGCTTGGGCGAACTTCGCGCATCAGGCGTTTCTGCTCGGCTGGCATACCCACGGCATTGGCGGGTTCGACCGCGACGCCGCGCGCGAGCGTCTGGCGATTCCCGCCGACTTCGCCGTCGAGGCGATCGTCGCGCTGGGGCGTCTAGCCGGCCTCGACACCCTGCACGCCGATTTTCACGCGCAGGAACAGCCCAATACGCGCCTGCCGCAGCGCGACCTCGTGTTCGATGGCCGCTTCGGCGTCCGCACCCACCCCCATGAAAGGAGTGCCGCATGA
- a CDS encoding ABC transporter ATP-binding protein encodes MTLHTRIDTPPNPADAHANGALTVHGLSKDFRIGADTLPVLDRIDLDIRAGEFISIVGPSGCGKSTLLRLIAGLDTDYAGEIRLDGRRIAGTSLDRGLIFQDHRLFPWLTLEDNIGLALLNTDIPKAQRPRIVAEHIALVNLTGFEKAYPHQLSGGMAQRAAIARALVTEPKLLLLDEPLGALDALTRVHVQRELQRIWMAQRSTMVMVTHDVEEAVYLGNRVIVMDAKPGRIRRIVDIDLPHPRKRSSPVVHRIRDEILAELTGPPPEKLVHLPVREMRA; translated from the coding sequence ATGACATTGCACACCCGGATCGACACGCCGCCGAACCCCGCCGACGCGCACGCCAATGGTGCGCTCACCGTTCACGGCCTGTCGAAGGACTTCCGCATCGGTGCGGATACGCTGCCGGTGCTGGATCGGATCGATCTCGATATTCGCGCGGGCGAGTTCATCAGCATCGTCGGCCCCTCGGGCTGCGGCAAGTCGACATTGCTGCGACTTATCGCCGGCCTCGACACGGATTATGCAGGGGAAATTCGGCTTGATGGCCGCCGCATCGCGGGCACCAGCCTCGATCGCGGGCTGATCTTTCAGGACCACCGGCTGTTCCCGTGGCTGACGCTTGAGGACAATATCGGGCTGGCCCTCCTCAACACCGATATCCCGAAAGCGCAGCGCCCGAGGATCGTCGCAGAGCATATCGCGCTGGTAAACCTGACCGGCTTCGAGAAGGCTTATCCACACCAGCTCTCCGGCGGGATGGCACAGCGCGCAGCGATCGCCCGCGCACTGGTGACCGAGCCGAAGCTGCTGCTGCTCGACGAGCCGCTCGGCGCGCTCGACGCACTGACCCGCGTGCATGTGCAGCGCGAGCTTCAGCGCATCTGGATGGCGCAGCGATCGACGATGGTGATGGTCACGCACGATGTCGAGGAGGCCGTCTATCTGGGCAATCGCGTGATTGTGATGGATGCCAAGCCCGGGCGCATCCGCCGCATCGTCGACATTGATCTGCCGCATCCGCGCAAGCGTTCGTCGCCGGTGGTGCACCGCATCCGCGACGAGATTCTGGCCGAACTGACCGGCCCGCCCCCTGAAAAGCTGGTGCATCTGCCGGTGCGGGAGATGCGGGCATGA
- a CDS encoding ABC transporter permease, which produces MARLNTPAARILLGLIVPVLILFWWQAQSALGGARALAFVPLQDVGATLATQLGNGFLLNDALATLSRAVTGLLLGGVAGTALGVAMAMFRPVDRLVGPLYHAIRQVPLLGWLPLIGLWVGNGDGAKLLIVSLAAFYPTVLNSYEGVTAVDRKQVEVGTLYGFTPWQRFVHVLLPAALPLILTGFTQALAFAWIATIGTEILLGANAGLGATMGVAQAQQRMDIILVAILAAALLGFSINHLFARLRRHLLRWQPTID; this is translated from the coding sequence ATGGCCCGCCTGAACACCCCCGCCGCGCGCATCCTGCTCGGCCTGATCGTGCCGGTCCTGATCCTGTTCTGGTGGCAGGCGCAATCGGCGCTGGGCGGCGCGCGCGCGCTGGCGTTCGTGCCGTTGCAGGATGTGGGCGCGACCCTCGCCACGCAACTCGGCAACGGGTTCCTGCTCAACGACGCGCTCGCCACACTCTCGCGCGCAGTCACCGGGTTGCTGCTCGGCGGCGTGGCCGGCACCGCGCTGGGCGTGGCGATGGCGATGTTCCGCCCGGTCGACCGGCTGGTCGGGCCGCTTTATCACGCGATCCGTCAGGTGCCGTTGCTCGGCTGGCTGCCGCTGATCGGCCTGTGGGTCGGCAATGGCGACGGTGCGAAGCTGCTGATCGTCAGCCTCGCCGCCTTCTATCCCACGGTGCTCAACAGCTATGAAGGGGTGACGGCGGTCGATCGCAAACAGGTCGAGGTCGGCACGCTGTATGGCTTCACCCCGTGGCAGCGCTTCGTCCATGTGCTGCTGCCCGCCGCGCTGCCGCTGATCCTCACCGGCTTCACACAGGCGCTCGCCTTCGCCTGGATCGCCACGATCGGCACCGAAATCCTGCTCGGCGCAAATGCGGGCCTCGGGGCGACGATGGGCGTCGCGCAAGCACAGCAGCGAATGGACATCATCCTCGTCGCGATCCTCGCCGCCGCCCTTCTGGGGTTCTCTATCAACCACCTCTTCGCCCGCCTTCGCCGCCACCTGCTGCGCTGGCAACCGACGATCGACTGA
- a CDS encoding ABC transporter permease, producing the protein MKRLTAIAAGTAPLLALLLVWQIASASGLFPPQVLVAPSEVAATLTQLWRIGELGGHLGTSLFRLVFGFLAGAAIGLAFGTSIALSKLVETLFAPLFQAVRQVPVLAFIPMLVLLLGIEERFKIVVVAVAVFFPVALATFDGVKSIPRAYFEVARLYRTPPLPFVTRILLPAAIPPILTGLRLGLTRGWLVLVACELLAADSGIGQMMEMGRQMFRIDVVLAGVFVSGLVGFALDRSVKLVERHFVRWKEA; encoded by the coding sequence ATGAAGCGCCTCACCGCCATCGCTGCGGGGACCGCGCCGCTGCTCGCGCTGCTTCTCGTCTGGCAAATCGCCTCGGCCAGCGGCCTGTTCCCGCCGCAAGTGCTGGTCGCGCCCAGCGAAGTGGCCGCGACGCTCACGCAACTATGGCGCATCGGCGAGCTGGGCGGGCATCTCGGCACCAGCCTGTTCCGCCTCGTCTTCGGGTTCCTTGCGGGCGCGGCGATCGGCCTCGCCTTCGGCACATCGATCGCCCTGTCGAAACTGGTCGAGACCTTGTTCGCGCCGTTGTTTCAAGCGGTGCGACAGGTGCCGGTACTCGCCTTCATCCCGATGCTGGTGCTGCTGCTGGGGATCGAGGAGCGCTTCAAGATCGTCGTGGTCGCCGTCGCAGTGTTCTTCCCGGTCGCGCTCGCCACGTTCGACGGGGTCAAGTCGATCCCGCGCGCATATTTCGAGGTCGCCCGGCTTTACCGCACCCCACCGCTCCCCTTCGTCACACGCATCCTGCTGCCCGCCGCGATCCCGCCGATACTTACCGGCCTTCGCCTCGGCCTCACGCGTGGCTGGCTCGTCCTCGTCGCCTGCGAACTGCTCGCGGCGGACAGCGGCATCGGACAGATGATGGAGATGGGCCGCCAGATGTTCCGCATCGACGTCGTGCTGGCCGGTGTCTTCGTCAGCGGTCTTGTCGGCTTCGCACTCGATCGCTCGGTCAAACTCGTCGAACGCCACTTCGTTCGCTGGAAGGAGGCATGA